One genomic window of Phycisphaeraceae bacterium includes the following:
- a CDS encoding NHL repeat-containing protein has product MKLTIASVLVVLVAALAPTASADVQRGKVRSANTPLGFSTVTLYVAGNGEAASAPLGSDVADRNGHFAIHFQPPQNPDAVLYLIADGPHPTTRLATVLGSGTCPETVTINERTTIATAYAMAQFIDGAAIGGKWPGLQNAAGTLRNLVDVRNGTVGHVLGTPPNGNATSTMQTFNSLANLLAGAIRGGHFGALLFLATPPGGPPPADTLQAAVNIAHYPWQNPLALYLVSQAYQPYQPSRSHAPITWTLALKYTGNGHEFDGPGAMAFDARGDVWICNNYMFRHNRLLPTCGGRMVLKLTATGEDAPGAPFDGNPAGVDGVGFGITVDPEGNVWLGNFGFFGSTCPCRFAPPANSVSKLNAAGMPLSPPTGFTQGCIASPQSTVSDQKGSIWIANACGGSVTKYISGHPDTNWVYGIDSNSRLKPGMCPQTANSRPFGIAIDGSGNAWVTDNLNFTAFRLSPEGTRTALAGPETGINRPMGIAVDSHDGVWISNSGVVNMPCTYCDVGGAQDYGQLAPDLTSASITHLDSDGNFVGNYTGGGLWIPWGIAVDGNDNVWVANFGGFRVSGFNGSTGEPLSPLGFYSDALDRNTAVSIDPSGNVWLANNWRTIPIQINPGGDGMVVFIGLAAPVKTPLIGPPQRP; this is encoded by the coding sequence ATGAAACTGACGATCGCGTCCGTCCTGGTTGTACTCGTGGCCGCTCTGGCTCCCACCGCTTCGGCGGATGTCCAGAGAGGAAAAGTCCGCAGCGCCAACACTCCGCTGGGGTTCTCGACCGTCACGCTGTACGTCGCCGGGAACGGCGAGGCCGCCTCGGCGCCGCTCGGGTCGGATGTCGCGGACCGCAACGGGCACTTCGCGATCCACTTCCAGCCGCCGCAGAATCCTGATGCGGTGCTGTACCTGATCGCCGATGGGCCGCACCCGACCACTCGACTCGCGACGGTTCTCGGGAGCGGGACCTGCCCCGAGACGGTCACGATCAACGAGCGGACCACGATCGCCACGGCCTACGCGATGGCGCAGTTCATCGACGGGGCCGCGATCGGTGGAAAATGGCCCGGGCTGCAGAACGCCGCTGGGACGCTGCGCAACCTGGTCGATGTACGAAACGGCACCGTCGGTCACGTGCTCGGCACGCCGCCCAATGGGAACGCGACGTCGACGATGCAGACGTTCAACTCGCTGGCCAACCTGTTGGCGGGCGCGATCCGGGGCGGGCACTTCGGCGCGCTGCTGTTCCTCGCCACGCCGCCCGGAGGGCCGCCGCCCGCCGACACGCTGCAGGCGGCCGTCAACATCGCCCACTACCCGTGGCAGAACCCGCTGGCGCTGTACCTGGTCTCGCAGGCCTATCAGCCGTACCAGCCGTCGAGGTCGCACGCGCCGATCACGTGGACACTAGCGCTCAAGTACACCGGGAACGGGCACGAGTTCGACGGGCCTGGCGCCATGGCGTTCGACGCCCGCGGCGACGTGTGGATCTGCAACAACTACATGTTCCGGCACAACCGGCTGCTTCCCACGTGCGGCGGGAGGATGGTGCTCAAGCTGACCGCGACCGGGGAGGATGCGCCCGGGGCGCCGTTCGACGGAAACCCGGCGGGTGTCGACGGCGTCGGGTTCGGGATCACCGTGGACCCTGAGGGCAACGTGTGGCTGGGGAACTTCGGGTTCTTCGGGTCGACGTGCCCGTGCCGGTTTGCGCCGCCCGCAAACAGCGTGTCAAAGCTCAACGCCGCCGGGATGCCGCTCAGCCCGCCGACCGGCTTCACCCAGGGGTGTATCGCGTCGCCGCAGTCGACCGTCTCGGACCAGAAGGGGAGCATCTGGATCGCGAACGCCTGCGGCGGGAGCGTCACCAAGTACATCTCGGGCCACCCGGACACGAACTGGGTCTACGGCATCGACAGCAACTCTCGGCTCAAGCCGGGAATGTGCCCGCAGACGGCGAACTCCAGGCCGTTTGGCATCGCGATCGACGGCTCGGGGAACGCCTGGGTCACGGACAACCTGAACTTCACCGCCTTCCGCCTCTCGCCTGAAGGCACGCGGACCGCGCTCGCCGGCCCGGAAACCGGGATCAACCGACCGATGGGGATCGCGGTCGACAGCCACGACGGCGTCTGGATCTCCAACTCCGGCGTCGTCAACATGCCGTGCACGTACTGCGATGTGGGAGGGGCCCAGGATTACGGGCAGCTCGCCCCGGATCTAACCTCGGCCTCGATCACGCATCTCGATTCGGACGGCAACTTCGTCGGCAACTACACCGGCGGCGGGCTGTGGATCCCGTGGGGCATCGCGGTGGATGGCAACGACAACGTGTGGGTGGCCAACTTCGGCGGGTTCCGCGTCTCGGGGTTCAACGGATCGACCGGCGAGCCGCTCTCGCCGCTGGGCTTCTACAGCGACGCCCTCGACCGAAACACCGCGGTTTCGATCGATCCCTCGGGCAACGTGTGGCTTGCCAACAACTGGCGGACGATCCCGATCCAAATCAACCCGGGGGGTGACGGAATGGTCGTGTTCATCGGTCTGGCGGCGCCGGTCAAGACGCCCCTCATCGGCCCGCCGCAGCGACCGTAG
- a CDS encoding response regulator has translation MISFDKDVLTTGEVAKICNVAPRTVSKWFDSGSLKGYRIPGSKDRRIPVANLLRFMKDYGIPFDGVAGGKTRVLVVDGEDEVCDTLQKVLSQQTNYEVRSAANGFEAGLQCERFKPHVMLWDLHMTGESDPRDLADQIRSDDDLQMTRLIAMSGKLTDGQLQGLRTVGFDGFLRKPFQVRQVVEAIESATSVVH, from the coding sequence ATGATCTCATTCGACAAAGATGTGCTGACCACCGGCGAAGTGGCGAAGATCTGCAACGTCGCCCCCCGAACGGTATCCAAATGGTTCGATTCCGGCTCCCTCAAGGGGTACCGGATTCCCGGATCAAAGGACCGCCGGATCCCGGTTGCCAACCTGCTCCGTTTCATGAAGGACTACGGCATCCCCTTCGACGGCGTCGCCGGCGGCAAGACCCGCGTGCTGGTGGTCGATGGAGAGGACGAAGTCTGCGACACTCTTCAGAAGGTCCTCAGCCAGCAGACCAACTACGAGGTTCGCTCCGCCGCGAACGGCTTCGAGGCGGGGCTGCAGTGCGAGCGGTTCAAGCCGCACGTCATGCTGTGGGATCTCCACATGACCGGCGAGTCCGATCCTCGCGATCTGGCCGACCAGATCCGATCCGATGACGACCTGCAGATGACGCGACTGATCGCGATGAGCGGCAAGCTCACCGATGGTCAGCTCCAGGGCCTTCGGACCGTCGGCTTCGACGGGTTCCTCCGCAAGCCGTTCCAGGTCCGGCAGGTTGTTGAGGCCATCGAGTCCGCGACCTCGGTCGTTCACTGA
- a CDS encoding LacI family DNA-binding transcriptional regulator: MAVTMNQIAKRLGLSQATVSRALTNKWQGLISAETHDRVIAVAEELGYRPNRFARALVTGRTGVVALWIRNPEAPFYSSVLHGVMGHARRAGYQLFLTGHHQDRGGEPEPGFQGTWPVDGVLAVDCPRRVRAYMASVSSAEARVDTAVLPPIIGMSSDYAEDLDYVAFDVESGVLEAVRHLVSIGCRRIAHLTGWCTIDRVRRGRAAAYQRVLRESGLPSRFLSAPNETRAAAREVVREDIERHGSFDGLFCLNDDMAIGACCGIRDAGLRVGEDVAVVGCDGIVDGEFLATSLSTIVQPVEQMCDLAWEALSRRMAEPTSPVRQVVLHPWLKVRESTLRFASTAGALALEAN, encoded by the coding sequence ATGGCCGTAACCATGAACCAGATCGCGAAGCGGCTCGGCCTTTCCCAGGCGACGGTGTCGCGTGCGCTGACAAACAAGTGGCAGGGCCTCATCTCGGCCGAGACGCACGACCGCGTGATCGCGGTCGCCGAGGAGTTGGGCTACCGGCCGAACCGCTTCGCCCGTGCGCTTGTCACTGGCCGCACCGGGGTGGTCGCGCTGTGGATCCGCAACCCCGAGGCGCCCTTCTACTCAAGTGTTCTCCACGGTGTGATGGGGCACGCACGCCGCGCGGGATACCAGCTCTTCCTGACCGGGCACCACCAGGACCGCGGCGGTGAGCCCGAGCCGGGATTCCAGGGTACCTGGCCGGTCGACGGCGTCCTCGCCGTGGACTGCCCAAGACGGGTCCGCGCGTACATGGCGAGCGTCAGTAGCGCCGAGGCGAGGGTGGATACGGCAGTGCTCCCTCCGATCATCGGGATGAGCAGCGACTACGCCGAAGACCTGGACTACGTCGCGTTTGACGTCGAGTCCGGCGTGCTCGAAGCCGTGCGCCACCTGGTGAGCATCGGCTGCCGGCGGATCGCGCACCTGACGGGGTGGTGCACGATCGACCGCGTCCGCCGCGGACGCGCGGCGGCGTACCAGCGGGTGCTGCGCGAGTCCGGTCTGCCGTCGCGGTTCCTCTCGGCGCCCAACGAGACGCGTGCGGCGGCCCGCGAGGTGGTGCGCGAGGACATCGAGCGACACGGGTCCTTCGACGGGCTCTTCTGCCTGAACGACGACATGGCGATCGGCGCCTGCTGTGGGATCCGCGACGCCGGGCTCCGCGTGGGCGAGGACGTCGCGGTGGTCGGGTGCGACGGCATCGTGGACGGCGAGTTCCTGGCCACTTCGCTCAGCACGATCGTGCAGCCGGTGGAGCAGATGTGCGACCTGGCGTGGGAGGCTCTCTCGAGGCGGATGGCCGAGCCGACGTCCCCGGTCCGGCAGGTGGTGCTGCATCCGTGGCTGAAGGTGCGGGAATCGACGCTGCGTTTCGCATCAACTGCGGGTGCGCTGGCGCTGGAGGCGAACTAG
- a CDS encoding acyl-CoA carboxylase subunit beta — MSKLTTDSAPQSASLGTLTKDLLEAESKIRLGGGAAAIERQHEKGRLTARERIVLLVDPSGDRGGGGTPPPHTTTSATPLPVSTFQELGLWSAFGMYKEFGGAPAAGVVTGIGTVHGRRCMIIANDATVKAGAFFPMTCKKIIRAQTIAMMARLPLIYLVDSAGVFLPLQEDVFPDTDDFGRIFRNNAVISAEGIPQIAAIMGYCVAGGGYLPVLCDTLLMTDGSGLYLAGPALVKAAIGQEVTDEELGGASMHAAISGTIDFKEKDDAACIARLRSLVAKYGDAGGNTPRSAPAGPAVSPVRPADDVHTVFTDKPGAQYDVEEVIACIVDGRAVPNDDGHKTLEPDFDEYKAEYGQSIVCGYAKIGGHACGIVANQKKLVQRSVAGGKSGPTKAVQMPGVIYDDSADKAARFIMDCNQRKIPLVFLHDTTGFMVGRDSEQGGIIRAGAKMVNAMSNCIVPKIVVITGGSYGAGNYAMCGRAFDQFISFAWPSAKCAVMGANQATGVLTTIEEASRNRKGETIDEATHTAIYSAIHAGYTEQADIRHGAARGWVDRLIEPHKTRDELIAALQATEGWDYGKPFRTGVLQT, encoded by the coding sequence ATGTCGAAGTTGACCACTGATAGTGCCCCGCAGTCCGCCTCGCTCGGCACGCTGACCAAAGACCTGCTGGAGGCCGAGTCAAAGATCCGCCTTGGCGGCGGCGCTGCTGCGATCGAGCGGCAGCACGAGAAGGGGCGGCTGACCGCGAGGGAGCGGATCGTGCTGCTGGTCGATCCGTCGGGCGACAGGGGAGGGGGGGGTACCCCTCCCCCCCACACAACGACCAGCGCCACACCCCTGCCGGTGTCGACATTCCAGGAACTCGGCCTCTGGTCCGCCTTCGGGATGTATAAGGAGTTCGGCGGCGCCCCCGCCGCGGGAGTGGTGACCGGGATCGGAACGGTTCACGGCCGCCGCTGCATGATTATTGCGAACGATGCGACGGTGAAGGCCGGCGCGTTCTTCCCGATGACGTGCAAGAAGATCATCCGGGCGCAAACAATCGCGATGATGGCCCGCCTGCCGCTGATCTATCTCGTGGACAGCGCGGGCGTCTTCCTGCCCCTGCAGGAGGACGTCTTCCCGGACACCGACGACTTCGGACGCATCTTCCGCAACAACGCGGTGATCAGCGCCGAGGGGATCCCGCAGATCGCGGCGATCATGGGGTACTGCGTCGCGGGCGGAGGCTACCTGCCCGTGCTGTGCGACACGCTGCTGATGACCGATGGGAGCGGGCTGTACCTCGCCGGTCCGGCGCTGGTGAAGGCGGCGATCGGGCAGGAAGTGACGGACGAGGAACTCGGCGGGGCGAGCATGCACGCGGCGATCAGCGGGACGATCGATTTCAAGGAGAAGGACGACGCGGCGTGCATCGCGAGGCTGCGATCACTGGTTGCCAAGTACGGGGACGCCGGTGGGAACACGCCGAGATCCGCTCCCGCGGGCCCCGCGGTGTCGCCGGTCCGCCCCGCCGACGACGTGCACACCGTCTTTACCGACAAGCCCGGCGCCCAGTACGACGTCGAGGAGGTCATCGCGTGCATCGTCGACGGGCGGGCGGTGCCCAACGACGACGGCCACAAGACCCTCGAGCCGGACTTCGATGAGTACAAGGCCGAGTACGGCCAGAGCATCGTCTGCGGCTACGCGAAGATCGGCGGGCACGCCTGCGGCATCGTCGCGAACCAGAAGAAACTGGTGCAGCGGAGCGTGGCGGGCGGCAAGAGCGGCCCGACCAAGGCCGTGCAGATGCCCGGCGTGATCTACGACGACAGCGCCGACAAGGCCGCGCGGTTCATCATGGACTGCAACCAGCGGAAGATCCCCCTCGTCTTCCTCCACGACACGACCGGGTTCATGGTCGGTCGCGACAGCGAGCAGGGCGGCATCATCCGCGCCGGCGCGAAGATGGTCAACGCGATGTCCAACTGCATCGTCCCCAAGATCGTCGTCATCACCGGCGGCAGTTACGGCGCCGGGAACTACGCGATGTGCGGGCGGGCGTTCGACCAGTTCATCTCCTTCGCGTGGCCCAGCGCCAAGTGCGCCGTGATGGGCGCGAACCAGGCGACGGGCGTGCTGACGACCATCGAGGAGGCCAGCCGGAATCGCAAGGGCGAGACCATCGACGAGGCGACGCACACCGCGATCTACTCGGCGATCCACGCCGGCTACACCGAGCAGGCCGACATCCGGCACGGTGCGGCCCGCGGCTGGGTGGACCGGCTCATCGAGCCGCACAAGACACGCGACGAACTCATCGCAGCGCTGCAGGCAACGGAGGGGTGGGACTATGGCAAGCCGTTCAGGACCGGGGTGTTGCAGACGTGA
- the ribD gene encoding bifunctional diaminohydroxyphosphoribosylaminopyrimidine deaminase/5-amino-6-(5-phosphoribosylamino)uracil reductase RibD translates to MSTPAVAKAMLDMAARAALRGAGDVEPNPMVGCVLRAPDGRVIGIGHHRRFGGPHAEVEAIADCRRRGESPAGATAYVTLEPCNAHGKQPPCSEALIAARVAKVVASRRDPNPAKAGGAERLRDAGIAVEFTDASPLASSLADAWVKRLTTGLPWVIAKWAQSIDGRIATRTGDSQWISGEASRHAVHRLRARVDAIIVGIGTVRADNPRLTARGVARVRRVATRVVIDPGLELGTDSALATTASEAPVLVATTRTSLEQRQAHADRLRALGVTIEPFDVTGAERDLGGVSIESLLRSLSTRGAAVVMVEGGAGVLGRMLAGGLIDEARVYVGPLLMADTEAPSAVRGLNPDHLAGAVRPRLARVKRRGGDVELWYRVR, encoded by the coding sequence GTGAGCACCCCGGCGGTAGCCAAGGCGATGCTCGACATGGCCGCCCGGGCCGCGCTGCGTGGCGCCGGCGATGTCGAGCCCAACCCGATGGTCGGATGCGTGCTGCGGGCCCCGGATGGGCGTGTGATTGGAATCGGCCACCACCGCCGATTCGGCGGGCCTCACGCGGAGGTCGAGGCGATCGCCGATTGCCGTCGCCGCGGCGAGAGCCCCGCGGGCGCCACCGCGTACGTGACCCTCGAGCCGTGCAACGCCCACGGCAAGCAGCCGCCGTGCAGCGAGGCGCTGATCGCCGCGAGGGTCGCAAAGGTGGTCGCCTCGCGCCGCGATCCGAATCCGGCGAAGGCGGGCGGAGCCGAGCGGTTGCGGGACGCCGGCATCGCCGTCGAGTTCACGGATGCAAGCCCGCTCGCATCGTCGCTGGCCGATGCGTGGGTGAAGCGGCTGACGACCGGACTGCCATGGGTGATTGCAAAGTGGGCTCAGAGCATCGACGGCCGCATCGCGACGCGCACCGGTGACAGCCAGTGGATCAGCGGTGAAGCGAGCCGGCACGCGGTGCACCGGCTGCGGGCCCGCGTGGACGCCATCATCGTCGGGATCGGGACAGTCAGGGCGGATAATCCGCGGCTGACCGCCCGCGGGGTCGCGCGGGTCCGGCGTGTCGCGACACGGGTGGTCATCGACCCCGGGCTCGAACTCGGCACGGACAGCGCCCTGGCGACCACGGCGAGCGAGGCTCCCGTGCTCGTGGCCACGACGCGCACCTCGCTGGAGCAAAGACAGGCCCACGCCGATCGGTTACGGGCCCTCGGCGTCACGATCGAGCCGTTCGATGTAACCGGCGCCGAGCGGGATCTGGGCGGCGTTTCAATCGAATCGCTGCTGAGAAGCCTGAGCACCCGCGGCGCGGCCGTGGTGATGGTCGAGGGGGGGGCAGGCGTGCTGGGAAGGATGCTCGCCGGCGGATTGATCGACGAGGCGAGGGTGTATGTCGGCCCCTTGCTGATGGCCGATACCGAGGCGCCCTCGGCGGTCCGGGGTTTGAACCCGGACCATCTGGCCGGGGCCGTCCGGCCGCGTCTGGCTCGGGTAAAACGGCGTGGCGGGGATGTCGAACTCTGGTATCGAGTGCGATAG
- a CDS encoding aminomethyltransferase family protein, with amino-acid sequence MARVSPLAIEHDSAGAVLAPYGPEGHGIAVVQVYSGVGREYAAIRKSAAVLDLPHRAVLRVSGADRLAFLNRMLTQELKGVADGSVRRSFWLNRKGRIDADLVVILRAGEILLELDAHAVERTIQGLGGYIIADDVTIDDRSEHVHRLSLHGVGAADILAVATPVGAAPPITALRPDHAGDYRIADAAVTIWRQDSTGDPGYELLLDTPHAAAVYSALAEPLSGPIDRPDRAFDLVERAHAGPPRAIRAGWHAYNVARIEAGTPLYYLDFGPDSLPHEAGDGALADRVSFKKGCYLGQEIVARMQSLGHPKQKVVAFEFPDLPDPTPDAPPPQPVTGTPVTESNDPAAEPVGAVTSSTLSPMLGSRPVCFAMMKFKHTTPGASVHIHIPGHAPLRASVRESLRFWKRGE; translated from the coding sequence ATGGCCCGTGTTTCGCCCCTCGCGATCGAGCATGACTCCGCCGGCGCTGTCCTCGCCCCCTACGGGCCCGAGGGACACGGTATCGCCGTCGTCCAGGTCTATAGCGGCGTCGGCCGTGAGTACGCGGCCATCCGCAAGTCGGCTGCTGTCCTTGATCTCCCGCATCGCGCTGTCCTGCGGGTATCCGGGGCCGACCGTCTCGCATTCCTCAACCGCATGCTGACGCAGGAACTCAAGGGTGTTGCCGATGGCTCCGTGCGCCGGTCGTTCTGGCTCAACCGCAAGGGACGCATCGATGCGGATCTGGTGGTGATCCTCCGCGCGGGCGAGATCCTGCTCGAGCTCGACGCCCACGCGGTGGAGCGCACCATCCAGGGCCTCGGCGGGTACATCATCGCGGACGATGTCACGATCGATGACCGCTCGGAACACGTTCACAGGCTGTCGCTGCACGGGGTCGGCGCGGCGGACATCCTTGCCGTCGCCACACCCGTGGGGGCGGCGCCGCCGATCACCGCTCTGCGTCCAGACCATGCCGGCGACTACCGGATCGCCGATGCGGCCGTGACGATCTGGCGGCAGGATTCGACCGGCGATCCCGGGTACGAGCTGCTGCTCGATACCCCGCACGCCGCCGCGGTCTACTCCGCGCTTGCGGAACCGCTCTCGGGACCGATCGATCGCCCGGACCGCGCGTTCGATCTGGTTGAGCGCGCGCATGCGGGTCCGCCGCGGGCCATCCGCGCGGGGTGGCACGCGTACAACGTCGCGCGGATCGAGGCGGGAACGCCGCTCTACTACCTCGACTTCGGTCCAGACTCGCTCCCCCACGAGGCGGGCGACGGTGCGCTCGCCGACCGCGTGAGCTTCAAGAAAGGCTGCTACCTCGGCCAGGAGATCGTCGCCCGCATGCAGTCGCTGGGCCATCCCAAGCAGAAGGTCGTTGCGTTTGAGTTCCCCGACCTGCCGGATCCCACCCCGGACGCGCCGCCTCCCCAGCCGGTCACGGGCACGCCGGTCACCGAGTCCAACGATCCCGCGGCGGAGCCGGTGGGCGCCGTCACCAGTTCCACGCTCAGCCCGATGCTCGGCTCCCGCCCGGTCTGCTTCGCCATGATGAAGTTCAAGCACACCACCCCCGGCGCGTCGGTGCACATCCACATCCCGGGCCACGCGCCGCTGCGTGCCTCGGTACGAGAGTCGTTGCGGTTCTGGAAGCGGGGCGAGTGA
- a CDS encoding DUF4259 domain-containing protein, which yields MGTWEVGAFDNDGAMDWMGEFLDDPSMDAVREALNAVITAESRYDADTFVCECAIAAAEVVAAAAGKPLPGLPEELAAWLKQARPKAPPRLLSMAEKAVARVRTDSELMECWEDSDSVATWHAAMDDLAARLA from the coding sequence ATGGGAACGTGGGAGGTCGGCGCCTTCGACAACGACGGCGCAATGGACTGGATGGGCGAGTTCCTCGACGACCCCTCCATGGACGCGGTCCGTGAAGCGCTCAACGCCGTCATCACGGCCGAGTCGCGGTACGACGCGGATACCTTTGTGTGTGAGTGCGCCATTGCCGCCGCAGAAGTCGTTGCAGCGGCCGCGGGCAAGCCCCTCCCGGGCCTGCCCGAGGAACTGGCGGCGTGGCTCAAGCAGGCCCGGCCGAAGGCTCCGCCCCGGCTGCTCAGCATGGCCGAGAAGGCGGTCGCCCGGGTTCGCACGGACAGCGAACTGATGGAGTGCTGGGAGGACTCTGACTCGGTCGCGACATGGCACGCCGCGATGGACGATCTCGCGGCGCGCCTGGCATAG
- a CDS encoding M20/M25/M40 family metallo-hydrolase, whose translation MNVDLLRRLCETPGVPGREERVRSLIEKEVKGLFDEVRTDAMGSLICRRAPRGKGGKKSSSKGKPTRVMLLCHMDEIGFYVKGIDEQGFVRLNAAGGFDTRNLFSRRILVCTKGGDLKAVLNPGGRPIHIASDEDKKKIPEVKEFLVDLGLPANKVKSSVRIGDYVVMDEPFLDLGTRMVSKAMDNRVACWLGIEATRQIEKSKAAHECELFVVFTTQEEVGLRGAKTSAFGVDPDVGVGLDVTLACDTPGVPADEMVTQLGKGFGLHIMDSSFIADHRLIDDIEQVAKKKRIPHQRTILARGGQDGAAAQMATKGCRAVGIVVGTRYIHTVTEMIDKTDLAAARDVLAAWLPTIE comes from the coding sequence GTGAATGTTGATCTGCTCAGGCGGTTGTGCGAGACGCCCGGTGTGCCGGGGCGTGAGGAGCGCGTGCGATCGCTGATCGAGAAGGAAGTGAAGGGCCTGTTCGACGAGGTCCGGACCGATGCGATGGGATCGCTCATCTGCCGGCGCGCGCCGCGCGGCAAGGGCGGGAAGAAGTCATCGTCCAAGGGCAAGCCCACGCGGGTGATGCTGCTCTGCCACATGGACGAAATCGGGTTCTACGTCAAGGGGATCGACGAGCAGGGGTTCGTGCGGCTGAACGCCGCGGGCGGGTTCGACACGCGAAACCTGTTCTCCCGCCGAATCCTGGTGTGCACCAAGGGCGGCGACCTGAAGGCCGTGCTGAACCCGGGCGGACGACCGATCCACATCGCCAGCGACGAGGACAAGAAGAAGATCCCCGAGGTCAAGGAGTTCCTCGTCGACCTTGGGCTGCCGGCCAACAAGGTGAAGAGCTCGGTCCGCATCGGCGACTACGTCGTCATGGACGAGCCGTTCCTCGACCTGGGCACACGGATGGTCTCCAAGGCGATGGACAACCGCGTGGCCTGCTGGCTCGGGATCGAGGCGACTCGCCAGATCGAGAAGAGCAAGGCGGCCCACGAGTGCGAGCTGTTCGTGGTCTTCACGACGCAGGAGGAGGTCGGGCTGCGCGGGGCCAAGACGAGTGCGTTCGGAGTCGACCCCGACGTCGGGGTCGGCCTCGACGTGACGCTGGCGTGCGACACGCCGGGTGTACCGGCGGACGAGATGGTGACCCAGCTCGGCAAGGGATTCGGGCTGCACATCATGGATTCGTCGTTTATCGCCGATCATCGGCTGATCGACGACATCGAGCAGGTCGCAAAGAAAAAGCGGATCCCGCACCAGAGGACGATCCTCGCCCGCGGCGGACAGGACGGCGCGGCGGCGCAGATGGCGACCAAGGGCTGCCGCGCCGTCGGCATCGTCGTCGGGACGCGGTACATCCACACGGTGACCGAGATGATCGATAAGACGGACCTGGCCGCAGCACGCGATGTGCTCGCGGCGTGGCTGCCGACGATCGAGTAA
- the recA gene encoding recombinase RecA yields the protein MARSSGSSSPSPSAPAGSRNGTSGTTIEAKPSPGAAGTGTSGGSHTINRSSSPVAQASGPASGGASGSRPAPAAPPAAPAAPSKEKLHALGNAVTQIEKAFGKGSIMRLDEKAYLNIPGISTGALSLDLALGGKGIPRGRIVEVFGPESSGKTTLALTVAAHAQRDGGVAAFIDAEHALDPTWARRIGVNIDNMLVSQPDTGEQALEICELLVRSNAVDVIVVDSVAALIPRAEIEGEMGEAQVGLQARLMSQAMRKLTGVIARSNCTVIFINQIREKIGVMFGSPETTPGGRALKFYSSVRIDIRRTGSLKEGDIAVGNHVRCRVVKNKVAPPFREAEFDIMFDEGISAAGDLVDLAVEANVIDKSGAWFSYGEVRVGQGREAAKKFLKDNPDLFKEIRQKVLAIKVAQPAAAKATETTGDADDE from the coding sequence ATGGCTCGCAGCAGTGGCTCGTCGTCGCCCTCCCCGTCCGCACCAGCCGGTTCCCGGAACGGAACCAGCGGAACCACGATCGAAGCCAAGCCGTCGCCCGGCGCGGCGGGGACCGGGACAAGTGGGGGATCACACACAATCAATCGAAGCAGTTCACCGGTGGCCCAGGCGTCGGGGCCGGCATCCGGCGGTGCTTCGGGCTCCAGACCCGCGCCGGCCGCACCACCCGCCGCGCCGGCGGCGCCCAGCAAGGAGAAACTCCACGCGCTGGGCAACGCGGTGACGCAGATCGAGAAGGCCTTCGGCAAAGGCTCGATCATGCGGCTGGACGAGAAGGCGTACCTCAACATCCCCGGCATCTCGACCGGGGCCCTCTCGCTCGACCTGGCGCTGGGAGGCAAGGGGATCCCCCGCGGCAGGATCGTCGAGGTCTTCGGCCCGGAGTCCTCCGGCAAGACGACCCTGGCCCTCACCGTCGCGGCCCACGCGCAGCGGGACGGCGGCGTCGCGGCGTTCATCGACGCGGAACACGCGCTGGACCCGACGTGGGCGCGCCGCATCGGCGTCAACATCGACAACATGCTTGTGAGCCAGCCGGATACCGGCGAGCAGGCGCTGGAGATCTGCGAACTGCTCGTGCGGTCCAACGCGGTGGACGTGATCGTGGTCGACTCGGTCGCGGCCCTGATCCCGCGGGCCGAGATCGAGGGGGAGATGGGCGAGGCCCAGGTCGGCCTGCAGGCAAGGCTCATGAGCCAGGCGATGCGGAAGCTCACCGGCGTGATCGCCCGCAGCAACTGCACCGTCATCTTCATCAACCAGATCCGCGAGAAGATCGGCGTGATGTTCGGCAGCCCCGAGACCACCCCCGGCGGCCGCGCCCTGAAGTTCTACTCCTCGGTGCGCATCGACATCCGCCGCACCGGCTCGCTCAAGGAGGGGGACATCGCGGTGGGCAACCACGTCCGCTGCCGCGTCGTGAAGAACAAGGTCGCCCCGCCGTTCCGCGAGGCGGAGTTCGACATCATGTTCGACGAGGGGATCTCCGCCGCGGGCGACCTGGTCGACCTGGCGGTCGAGGCGAACGTGATCGACAAGAGCGGGGCGTGGTTCTCCTACGGCGAGGTGCGGGTCGGCCAGGGCCGCGAGGCCGCGAAGAAGTTCCTGAAGGACAACCCGGACCTGTTCAAGGAGATCCGGCAGAAGGTGCTGGCGATCAAGGTCGCCCAGCCCGCCGCCGCCAAAGCCACCGAGACGACCGGCGACGCCGACGACGAATGA